A window from Bacillota bacterium encodes these proteins:
- a CDS encoding Veg family protein — protein MAARNALEDIKRDLELFVGKTITLRANQGRKRVLETEGVLENTYPKVFVVKVSEKPGVVKRVSYTYADVLTETVKLSVRYMDRERRIGCAG, from the coding sequence ATGGCAGCCAGAAACGCCCTTGAGGACATCAAGAGAGACCTGGAGCTGTTCGTCGGCAAGACCATCACTTTACGAGCGAACCAGGGACGCAAGAGAGTCCTCGAGACCGAAGGGGTCCTTGAGAATACGTACCCCAAGGTGTTCGTTGTGAAGGTGTCTGAGAAGCCAGGAGTGGTGAAGCGCGTCTCATATACCTACGCCGATGTGCTCACTGAGACCGTGAAGCTTTCGGTAAGGTACATGGATCGCGAGAGAAGAATCGGCTGTGCGGGCTGA